In Bacillus sp. SB49, a single window of DNA contains:
- a CDS encoding GNAT family N-acetyltransferase: MKLEFRKITAFDETMVAAYNRWENDRTISALARPHKNQASFEKERLQTVDTLTKRLEDHEMYAIMLDGVLVGEMNFMIDPEHLFRKEKGSGWIGITIGEAGARGKGIGAKAILFMEEEMKKMGLKRVELGVFEFNESAHRLYSRLGYKEIAREEGFTYYDGRMWADIRMEKPLSLTAQ, from the coding sequence ATGAAATTGGAATTCCGAAAGATCACCGCCTTCGACGAGACAATGGTCGCGGCATACAACCGTTGGGAGAACGATCGAACAATCAGTGCACTTGCAAGACCTCATAAAAATCAAGCGTCTTTCGAGAAGGAACGTCTGCAGACGGTGGATACACTGACGAAGCGCCTGGAGGACCATGAAATGTATGCCATCATGCTGGACGGGGTCCTTGTCGGTGAAATGAACTTCATGATCGATCCGGAACATCTCTTTAGGAAAGAGAAGGGCTCCGGCTGGATCGGGATCACCATCGGTGAAGCCGGCGCCCGGGGGAAAGGTATCGGCGCTAAGGCGATTTTATTTATGGAGGAGGAAATGAAGAAGATGGGCTTGAAGCGGGTCGAGCTCGGAGTTTTTGAATTCAACGAGTCTGCGCACAGACTATACAGCAGACTCGGTTACAAGGAGATAGCCAGAGAAGAAGGATTCACCTACTATGACGGGAGGATGTGGGCGGATATCCGTATGGAGAAGCCTCTTTCGCTGACGGCCCAATAA
- a CDS encoding DUF4397 domain-containing protein, translating into MNDGRDQLAWQAMKYDLMANYYKYIDPRLHVYYYQRHLECMQRLIMSERSEMGPGGSGGNTGMNAMVRVLHASPDAPAVDVYVNGQKVLGGISYKQQSNYLTVPAGTYKIDIYAAGDTSSPVLSQQVSVDGGNRYTVAAAGAVNNLQLIPVVDSSSVSSGSSKVRVWHLSPNAPAVDVAVKGGDVLFRNVPFGKATRYMTLPPTTADLEVRVAGTNQVVLEIPQATFKPNEAYTAVALGFAGGDPALEAMFLQP; encoded by the coding sequence ATGAATGATGGCAGGGATCAGCTTGCGTGGCAGGCGATGAAGTATGATCTGATGGCGAATTACTACAAATATATCGACCCCAGGCTGCATGTGTACTATTACCAGAGACACCTGGAGTGCATGCAGCGGCTCATCATGAGCGAGCGCAGTGAAATGGGACCGGGTGGATCCGGAGGAAACACGGGGATGAATGCGATGGTGCGGGTGCTGCACGCCTCACCGGACGCACCGGCCGTCGACGTCTATGTAAACGGACAAAAGGTTCTTGGAGGCATCTCTTATAAACAGCAGAGCAATTATTTGACCGTTCCAGCAGGCACTTATAAGATTGACATCTATGCAGCCGGAGATACAAGCAGTCCGGTCTTATCCCAGCAGGTGAGCGTCGACGGAGGCAACCGCTATACCGTAGCCGCAGCAGGAGCTGTGAATAACCTTCAGCTGATACCGGTAGTAGACAGCAGCAGTGTCTCTTCCGGAAGCAGCAAGGTGAGGGTGTGGCATTTATCACCGAACGCTCCGGCTGTCGACGTCGCCGTCAAAGGTGGGGACGTCCTCTTCCGGAATGTTCCCTTCGGTAAAGCGACCCGTTACATGACCCTGCCGCCGACGACGGCCGACCTGGAAGTCCGGGTCGCCGGTACGAATCAGGTCGTCCTTGAAATCCCTCAAGCGACGTTTAAGCCGAATGAAGCATATACAGCTGTTGCCTTAGGTTTCGCCGGGGGCGACCCAGCCCTTGAAGCGATGTTCCTTCAGCCATAA
- a CDS encoding DMT family transporter has protein sequence MKELLLGIISSMFFAVTFILNRSMELDGGSWMWSASLRFLFMIPFLFFIVLGRRNLLQVFSEMKQAPLQWLTWSFVGFVLFYAPLTYAAAYGPGWLVAGTWQMTIVAGILIAPLIVKGKGVMQWRALAISSIILFGVFLIQFEKAADTTFLEWVVGVLPVLVACFAYPLGNRKMMAVCGDRLDTFQRIFGMTLASLPFWLVLSAIAGVQAGAPSPGQVVQSLIVAVSSGIIATTLFFFATYRVQHHQGKLAAVEATQSTQILFVIVGEAWLLSSPLPSGLALLGVCLIMIGIVIHTLFMSFLNKQASPVQALSKAE, from the coding sequence ATGAAAGAGCTGTTACTTGGCATCATTTCCTCGATGTTTTTCGCTGTCACGTTCATTTTGAACCGTTCGATGGAACTGGACGGGGGCAGCTGGATGTGGAGTGCTTCCCTCCGATTCCTGTTCATGATTCCGTTCTTATTCTTTATTGTACTCGGTAGAAGAAATCTCCTACAAGTGTTTTCTGAAATGAAGCAGGCCCCCCTGCAATGGCTTACATGGAGCTTTGTCGGATTTGTACTTTTCTATGCGCCGCTTACCTATGCCGCTGCTTACGGACCTGGTTGGCTTGTCGCCGGAACGTGGCAGATGACGATCGTAGCAGGCATCCTTATCGCTCCCTTGATTGTTAAAGGCAAGGGTGTCATGCAGTGGCGGGCACTCGCGATCTCTTCCATCATCCTCTTCGGCGTATTCTTGATACAATTCGAAAAGGCCGCCGACACGACATTTCTTGAATGGGTCGTCGGAGTGCTTCCTGTGCTTGTCGCCTGCTTCGCTTACCCGCTTGGTAACAGAAAAATGATGGCCGTTTGTGGCGACAGGCTGGATACGTTCCAGCGCATTTTCGGGATGACGCTTGCCAGTCTGCCGTTCTGGCTTGTATTAAGTGCCATTGCCGGCGTTCAAGCAGGCGCACCGAGTCCCGGCCAGGTCGTACAGTCGCTGATTGTTGCGGTTTCCTCCGGAATCATTGCCACAACCCTGTTCTTTTTTGCAACGTACCGCGTCCAGCATCACCAGGGGAAGCTGGCTGCTGTGGAAGCGACACAGTCGACGCAGATCCTGTTCGTCATTGTCGGGGAAGCGTGGCTGCTTTCCAGTCCGCTGCCGAGCGGCCTTGCTCTTCTCGGCGTCTGTCTGATTATGATCGGGATCGTCATCCATACGCTGTTCATGAGTTTCCTGAACAAGCAGGCCTCTCCCGTCCAAGCGTTGTCCAAAGCCGAGTAA
- a CDS encoding helix-turn-helix domain-containing protein produces MDYNQHWENPETFAKHVGKKLRNIRKEKEMSLNDLAEKTQVSKLTLGKIERGEANPSLTIIWKIANGLAIPITALVADSKEVVISRKQEGRKVLSADESLTLEPMFTNSGYGSLETHRAFLKPDSFYTAEAHQPGVIEFVTVMEGAAEVVVGEEVYPLNVHDSIKFHADQPHGYRNRGKEEAVLHFVMIYTKA; encoded by the coding sequence ATGGACTATAATCAACATTGGGAAAACCCGGAAACATTCGCCAAACATGTCGGAAAGAAACTGAGGAATATCCGCAAAGAGAAGGAAATGTCGTTAAACGACCTGGCGGAAAAGACGCAGGTCAGCAAACTGACCCTCGGCAAGATCGAACGGGGGGAGGCGAACCCTTCTCTCACGATCATTTGGAAAATTGCAAACGGACTCGCCATCCCGATCACGGCGCTGGTCGCTGACAGTAAAGAGGTCGTCATTTCAAGAAAGCAGGAGGGCCGTAAAGTATTGAGCGCAGATGAATCGCTGACGCTCGAACCGATGTTTACGAACTCCGGCTACGGTTCGTTGGAGACGCATCGTGCTTTTCTGAAACCGGACAGCTTTTACACTGCGGAAGCCCATCAACCCGGTGTGATCGAGTTCGTGACGGTCATGGAAGGGGCGGCGGAAGTCGTGGTAGGAGAGGAAGTCTATCCGCTTAACGTCCACGACTCGATCAAGTTTCACGCTGACCAGCCGCACGGATATCGGAACAGGGGAAAAGAAGAAGCGGTGCTTCATTTTGTCATGATTTATACAAAAGCATGA
- a CDS encoding NUDIX hydrolase — MAPVELWDIYDQKRRKTGQTVERGRPMAAGEYHIVVHVWIKNSRGEVFVTKRAPEKHFGGYWEGTGGSVTTGEDSYTGALREVKEEIGIDLQDASGSLEKSVCRPEFQDFMDVWVFQHDFKEEAVVLQQGEVREGRWVTRRELEAMVGENRLVCARAFLRTGIILGGRRRRYEEALSFDERFPSIRSARRGQ, encoded by the coding sequence ATGGCTCCAGTCGAACTTTGGGATATCTATGATCAAAAGCGCCGGAAGACAGGGCAAACGGTGGAACGCGGCCGGCCGATGGCTGCCGGGGAGTATCACATAGTTGTGCATGTCTGGATTAAAAACAGCAGGGGAGAAGTGTTCGTGACGAAGCGTGCCCCGGAGAAGCATTTCGGCGGGTATTGGGAAGGAACGGGTGGATCGGTGACTACTGGGGAAGACAGTTATACAGGAGCGCTTCGGGAAGTAAAGGAAGAAATCGGTATCGATCTGCAGGATGCATCCGGTTCGTTGGAGAAATCTGTATGCAGACCGGAGTTTCAAGATTTCATGGATGTCTGGGTTTTTCAGCACGATTTTAAGGAAGAAGCGGTTGTCTTGCAGCAAGGCGAAGTTAGGGAGGGCAGGTGGGTAACACGGCGGGAGCTGGAAGCGATGGTCGGGGAGAACAGGCTTGTTTGTGCCCGCGCTTTCTTACGTACAGGAATTATTTTAGGTGGAAGGAGGAGAAGGTATGAAGAAGCTTTATCGTTCGACGAAAGATTCCCAAGTATCAGGAGTGCTCGGAGGGGTCAGTGA
- a CDS encoding PspC domain-containing protein: MKKLYRSTKDSQVSGVLGGVSEMYGIDVSLLRILLVVSGFFTGGMTWLIYIIAAIVMPTDKQI; encoded by the coding sequence ATGAAGAAGCTTTATCGTTCGACGAAAGATTCCCAAGTATCAGGAGTGCTCGGAGGGGTCAGTGAGATGTACGGCATTGATGTCAGTCTCTTGCGGATCCTGCTCGTTGTCTCCGGTTTTTTCACCGGGGGGATGACGTGGCTGATCTACATCATCGCAGCGATCGTCATGCCGACAGACAAACAAATATGA
- a CDS encoding winged helix-turn-helix transcriptional regulator gives MNPQLCRVDDALQILVGKWKPIILLHLLEEDTLRFSELKRLIPGITQKMLTNQLRDLEEEDIIERVVYPVVPPKVEYSITEYGRTLHPILDAMHAWGTNHLQRKEAKHK, from the coding sequence TTGAATCCACAATTATGCCGCGTGGATGACGCGCTCCAAATCCTTGTCGGGAAATGGAAGCCGATTATCCTGCTGCACTTACTTGAAGAAGATACCCTCCGTTTCAGTGAATTGAAACGCCTCATTCCAGGTATTACACAGAAGATGTTGACCAATCAGCTCCGGGATCTGGAAGAGGAGGACATCATCGAACGGGTCGTCTACCCTGTCGTGCCACCGAAAGTCGAGTATTCGATAACGGAGTACGGCCGTACGCTTCACCCTATTCTTGATGCCATGCATGCATGGGGAACCAATCATCTCCAACGCAAAGAAGCCAAACATAAATAA